One Micromonospora eburnea genomic region harbors:
- a CDS encoding MDR family MFS transporter, whose amino-acid sequence MRTVRGWFRETTGGLPRSFWYLWTGTLINRLGSFVLVFLAIYLTQSRHFSAAQAGLVIGLWGVGGAVGTTIGGTLTDRWGRRPTLLTAHLGAATMMVALGLARPLWAVALGALLLGAFAEAARPAFGAMMIDVVPEKDRLRAFSLNYWAVNLGFACAAVLAGVAAQAGYLLLFLVDAATTLVTALIIFARVKETRSVPTGPVVKGAAAPASALRTILADRVYLGFVALNLFAALVFLQHISMLPIAMGDAGLSPATYGSVIALNGVLIVVGQLFVPKLIRGRSRSHVLALAALVMGVGFGLTAFADAAWFYGLTVLIWTVGEMLNSPSNATLIAELSPSALRGRYQGVFSLSWQIAGAAAPILGGLVREHAGNTPLWLGCAAIGAAIAVAHLVSGPARERRAAQLQAIAVPLRPITVARTPAAEVTEAAAEPIRAAS is encoded by the coding sequence ATGCGGACGGTACGCGGCTGGTTCCGGGAGACAACCGGCGGGCTGCCGAGATCCTTCTGGTATCTCTGGACCGGCACCCTGATCAACCGGCTCGGCTCGTTCGTCCTGGTCTTCCTGGCCATCTACCTCACCCAGTCGCGGCACTTCTCGGCCGCACAGGCCGGCCTGGTGATCGGCCTGTGGGGGGTCGGCGGCGCGGTCGGCACCACCATCGGCGGCACCCTGACCGACCGGTGGGGACGGCGACCCACCCTGCTCACCGCGCACCTCGGCGCAGCCACCATGATGGTCGCGCTCGGCCTGGCCCGGCCACTGTGGGCGGTCGCGCTGGGCGCCCTGCTGCTGGGCGCGTTCGCCGAGGCGGCCCGCCCGGCATTCGGGGCGATGATGATCGACGTGGTGCCGGAGAAGGACCGGCTGCGCGCCTTCTCGCTGAACTACTGGGCGGTCAACCTCGGCTTCGCCTGCGCCGCGGTACTCGCCGGCGTCGCCGCCCAGGCCGGGTACCTGCTGCTCTTCCTGGTCGACGCGGCCACCACCCTGGTCACCGCGCTGATCATCTTCGCCCGCGTCAAGGAGACCCGGTCGGTCCCGACCGGCCCGGTGGTCAAGGGCGCGGCCGCTCCCGCCAGCGCCCTGCGCACCATCCTCGCCGACCGCGTCTACCTGGGCTTCGTGGCGCTCAACCTGTTCGCCGCACTGGTCTTCCTCCAGCACATCTCGATGCTGCCGATCGCGATGGGCGACGCCGGCCTGAGCCCCGCCACGTACGGCTCGGTGATCGCGCTCAACGGCGTGCTGATCGTGGTCGGCCAGCTCTTCGTACCCAAGCTGATCAGGGGCCGGAGCCGGTCGCACGTACTCGCGCTCGCCGCGCTGGTGATGGGCGTCGGCTTCGGGCTCACCGCGTTCGCGGACGCGGCCTGGTTCTACGGCCTGACCGTGCTGATCTGGACCGTCGGCGAGATGCTCAACTCGCCGTCCAACGCCACCCTCATCGCCGAACTCTCCCCCAGCGCGCTCCGCGGCCGCTACCAGGGCGTCTTCTCCCTCTCCTGGCAGATCGCCGGAGCGGCGGCCCCGATCCTCGGCGGCCTGGTCCGGGAGCACGCCGGCAACACCCCCCTCTGGCTCGGCTGCGCCGCGATCGGCGCCGCGATCGCCGTGGCCCACCTGGTCTCCGGCCCGGCCCGCGAACGGCGCGCCGCACAGCTCCAGGCCATCGCGGTGCCACTGCGACCGATCACGGTGGCCCGCACGCCGGCCGCGGAGGTGACCGAGGCCGCCGCCGAGCCGATCCGCGCCGCCTCCTGA
- a CDS encoding MFS transporter, producing MRALRRWWDDTAGGLPATFWYLWSGLLINRAGAFALLFLSLYLTAARGASESLAGVVVGAYGAGGAVGTLLGGVLADRWGRRSTLLAAHLGAAALMAELAFSRHLAVIAVLAALVGVTHSMPSPAFVAAIVDVVPEERRSRAFNLQFWAFNLGMAVASLLAGMLAEASFVALFLVDAAATLAAAAVIALKVPETLARPARMAVEGSSRSGRPGRARPPGLHTALTDRTFLAFVGLTFLLAVLTMQTSTIMPLAMRADGLRPSAYGLVVALGGALIVAGQLFVPRLIEPYRKSSVLAVSTGLMALGFGTLVVADDLPVYLGAAVIWTIGQMLAAPPNAQINADLAPPHLRARYQSVFYLTFPAASFVAPALGGLSLQHLGERHWLVVGVLGVVAAVGHLLAGPHRERRVAALRAAQREAEPVRG from the coding sequence GTGCGCGCGCTGCGGCGCTGGTGGGACGACACGGCCGGAGGCCTGCCCGCCACCTTCTGGTACCTCTGGTCCGGCCTGCTGATCAACCGGGCCGGCGCCTTCGCGCTGCTGTTCCTCTCGCTCTACCTGACCGCCGCGCGCGGCGCCTCCGAGTCCCTTGCCGGGGTCGTGGTCGGGGCGTACGGGGCGGGCGGGGCGGTCGGGACGCTGCTCGGCGGGGTGCTGGCCGACCGGTGGGGCCGGCGGTCCACCCTGCTCGCCGCGCACCTCGGCGCGGCCGCGTTGATGGCGGAGCTGGCATTCAGCCGGCATCTGGCGGTGATCGCCGTGCTCGCCGCGCTGGTCGGGGTGACGCACTCGATGCCCAGCCCCGCCTTCGTCGCGGCGATCGTGGACGTCGTGCCCGAGGAACGCCGTTCGCGCGCCTTCAACCTCCAGTTCTGGGCGTTCAACCTCGGCATGGCCGTCGCGTCGCTGCTGGCCGGCATGCTCGCCGAGGCCAGCTTCGTCGCGCTCTTCCTGGTCGACGCGGCGGCCACCCTGGCCGCCGCGGCCGTCATCGCGCTGAAGGTCCCGGAGACGCTCGCCCGCCCGGCCCGGATGGCCGTTGAGGGCTCGTCCCGCTCGGGTCGCCCCGGCCGGGCCCGGCCTCCCGGTCTGCACACCGCGCTGACCGACCGCACCTTCCTCGCCTTCGTCGGGTTGACCTTCCTGCTGGCCGTGCTGACCATGCAGACCTCGACGATCATGCCCCTGGCGATGCGGGCCGACGGCCTGCGCCCCTCGGCGTACGGGCTGGTGGTGGCGCTCGGCGGCGCGCTGATCGTGGCCGGGCAACTGTTCGTGCCACGGCTGATCGAGCCGTACCGGAAGTCGAGCGTGCTCGCGGTCTCCACCGGGCTGATGGCGCTGGGCTTCGGCACCCTGGTCGTCGCCGACGACCTGCCGGTCTACCTGGGCGCCGCGGTGATCTGGACGATCGGCCAGATGCTCGCCGCGCCGCCGAACGCGCAGATCAACGCCGACCTGGCGCCGCCACACCTACGGGCGCGCTACCAGTCGGTCTTCTACCTGACCTTCCCGGCGGCGTCCTTCGTGGCACCGGCGCTGGGCGGGCTGAGCCTGCAACACCTGGGCGAACGGCACTGGCTCGTGGTCGGCGTGCTCGGCGTCGTCGCCGCGGTCGGTCACCTGCTCGCCGGGCCGCACCGGGAACGCCGGGTCGCCGCCCTGCGGGCGGCGCAACGGGAGGCGGAACCCGTCCGCGGCTGA
- a CDS encoding YbjN domain-containing protein — MSRRSEIAALIESACAERELEWESTGEASYAVTLPGTHKLKTICNLIVGEHALRIEAFVMRQPDERREELWAWLLQRNARMYAVSFSIDAVGDVYLTGRVNLAGVDSDELDRLLGAVLTYADESFDTMLEIGFGTAIRREWEWRVKRGESTANLAAFAHLFAPSTGTGSAPGGSDPS; from the coding sequence ATGAGCCGCAGGAGTGAGATCGCCGCGCTGATCGAGTCGGCCTGCGCCGAGCGTGAGCTGGAGTGGGAGTCCACCGGCGAGGCGTCGTACGCGGTCACCCTGCCGGGTACGCACAAGCTCAAGACGATCTGCAACCTGATCGTCGGCGAGCACGCGCTGCGGATCGAGGCATTCGTGATGCGCCAGCCGGACGAGCGCCGCGAGGAACTCTGGGCCTGGCTGCTCCAGCGCAACGCCCGGATGTACGCGGTGTCCTTCTCCATCGACGCGGTCGGCGACGTCTATCTGACCGGACGGGTCAACCTGGCCGGGGTGGACTCCGATGAACTGGACCGGCTGCTCGGCGCCGTGCTGACGTACGCCGACGAGTCCTTCGACACGATGCTGGAAATCGGCTTCGGCACCGCCATCCGGCGGGAGTGGGAGTGGCGGGTCAAGCGGGGCGAGTCGACGGCCAACCTGGCCGCCTTCGCCCACCTCTTCGCGCCGTCGACCGGCACCGGCTCCGCCCCTGGTGGTTCGGACCCGTCCTGA